Within the Pseudomonas mendocina genome, the region ACGGTCCTGCGAGGCTTTAGCCTCGGCGGCCAGGCGCTGGCTTTCATCCAGTGCGGCATCCAGCGGCGCAGCAGCCAGCGAGCCGCTGGCCAACATCAGGGCCACAGCCAGGGAACGGAGGGGGAAGCGATTCATGCGCAGAGGGTCCTCAACAGACAGGCTTGCTTCAAAAAGAGAAACATTATCATCTAGAGATGCATTTGAAGCAATGGACAAAACACCGCAGCAGAGCCCGTCGATCTATTGAGCCAGGTCAAAAAGTGGATTGTTGCTTGGCTTAGCATTGATTCCAGCCAAGACACACAACCGACTCGAACTGGAGTTCGCTATGTACAAGTCACTGTTCACTGCCTCACTGCTGGCCCTGGCCGTCGCCGCCCCCATTGCTCAGGCCCACCAGGCCGGCGACATCCTCATCCGCGCCGGGGCCATCACCGTCAACCCGGAGGCCGACTCCTCCAGCGTCAAGGTCGATCGCGGTGGCCTCGCCGGTGCCAACCTCGGCGGAAAGGCAACCATGAGCAGTGACACCCAGCTGGGCCTGAACTTCGCCTATATGCTCACCGACAATCTGGGCATCGAGTTGCTGGCGGCAACGCCGTTCGAGCATGATGTGAAGATCAAGGGCACCGTCCTCGATGCAGCCAATGGCAAGCTGGGTACCCTCAAGCATCTGCCGCCGACTCTGAGCCTTGTGTATTACCCACTAGACGCCAAGTCAGCCTTCCAGCCCTATGTCGGAGCAGGCATCAACTACACCTGGATTTTCGACGAGCACGTCGGCAGCGCCGCCAGCGCCAACGGCTTCGACAACTTCCGCGCCAAGAACTCCTGGGGCCTGGCCTGGCAGGTGGGTGCCGACTACATGCTGACCGACAGCCTGATGCTCAACGCCCAAGTGCGTTACATCGACATCGACACTACTGCCTATGTCGACAACAATGCCCTCGGTGTTCGCGCGAAGGTCGATGTGGACGTCGACCCCTTCGTCTACATGGTCGGCCTGGGCTACAAGTTCTGACAGCCCTCGCAGAAACGAAAAAGCCGGCGAAAGCCGGCTTTTTCATGTGCCCGATTCACTGTTCGAGCAACTGACGTAACCCTTCACGCAGAGGCGTTTGCGGCGGCATACGGTAATGAGCCTGCAAACGCGTATTGTCGGCACGAGAGTGACGGATGTCGCCAGCTCGTGCAGGCGAGTAGGTGACTTGCGGCAAGCCCGTGCAAAGCGCACCGATCTCCGCCAGCAGCTGATTGAGGCTTACCGCCTGGTTCCAGCCGACATTGACCGGCTGCTCGACGAACTCACCCAGCAGCCCCTGCAGCAGCAGCTCGATCAAATCGCCAATATAGAAAAAATCCCGGGTCTGCTCGCCATCGCCGAAGACGCTGATCGGTAGCCCCCGCTGTGCCCGCTGGGTGAAGATGCTGATCACCCCAGAATAAGGCGAGGATGGATCCTGGCGCGGCCCGAAGACATTGAAGAAACGGAACACCGCCGGCTCCAGCGCATGCTGGCGGCGATAGAAATCCAGATAGTGCTCACTGGCGAGCTTGTCCGCCGCATAGGGCGTCAACGGCGCCTTGGCAGTGGTCTCATCGATCGCCACGCCTTCACCGTTGTTGCCATAGATCGCTGCGCTGGAGGCATAGACCACACGCCGCACACCATGTCGGCGCATCGCTTCGCAGACATTCAGAGTGCCGATGAAGTTGCTCTGATGCGTCGCTACGGGGTCGTCCACCGAAGCCTGCACCGAAGCCACCGCAGCCAGATGCGCAACAGCCGAACAACCCGCTACCGCGCGGGCAACCACCTCGACATCAGCGACATCGCCCTCGATGAAGCACAAACGCGGATTATCCAGCGGCAGATTGCTGCGCTTGCCCATGGACAGGTTGTCCAGCACACGCACGCCGTGGCCGGCAGCCAGCAAGGCATCGACCAGATGCGAGCCAATGAAGCCGGCGCCGCCGGTTACGAGAATTTCAGCCATGACGATAATAACGGTCCAGCAGGCTCGGCAGACCGGAGCGCCAGGCGCGTGGTTTGATGCCGAAGGTGTGAAGAATCTTCTTGCAGGCCAGTACGGCGTGCTGCGGTTCGTCGGCAGTATCCGGGCGAGCGGCGTGCGCCTGAGGGGCGACATCCTCGACCAGGTTGCTGCGATAGTGACGCGCCTCGCTCAGTACCGCCTGCCCCAGGCTCAGCGACGTGCTGGCCTCGTGGCCACCGTAATGGTAGGTCCCCCACAAGGGCGACTCGCAGTCCAGCTGCTTGAGCACCGCCAGAATCACCCGCGCGGCATCGTCCACCAGCGTGGGATTACCGCGCCGATCATCGGCGAGATACAGCGCATCATCGCGCTCGGCCCGCTGTAGAAATCGCCCCAGCAACCCTTCTCGACTGTCATCGAGCAACCAGCCGAAGCGCAGTAACACATGACGCGGACAGATCGCACGCACGCTCTGCTCCAGTCGCCACAACGCCTGCCCCCGCAGCCCCAGAGGCACCGGCTCTTCCTTTTCGCTGTAGGCGGTGACCCGCGAACCATCGAACACGCGATAGCTGGAAGGCTGCAACAGTACGATGGAGTGGTGCTGGCACAATTCGGCCAGGCGCTCCACGGCGCGCTCCTGGGTTTGCAGACGCGACTCGACCACCGACTCGGCCTGAAACCAGTCGAAGTAATAGGCCAGGTTGATCAGCGCATCCGGGCGGGTATCGTCGAGCAACTCAGTCAGGCTGGCAGCATCCCAACCCTCTTCCGGCGGGCGTGGCGCAAGGAAGCCGATGTCTTCCTCGGCGCCAAGACGGATCAGCGCTTGCCCCAGGGCACTACCGCCGCCCAGCAGCATCAGGCGCATACGCATGGTGGTTCGGGTGACTCCAGAATTGTTCTGCCTACCGGTGTGGCGGCGATGATGGCCGATATTCTGCTGGTTTTACCCGGTGTCGTCACCCTGCAATAACGCGCGGCTGCGGATCGGCAACACGTTCGCCTGCCTGATCGAAGGCCTGCTGCGCACGGGCGATCTCGGCGACATTGCGTTCCACCCAATGGTCTATGGCACGAATCGGCTCACTGAGCGAATGCCCCAGCGGCGTCAACGAGTACTCCACTCGCGGTGGCACCTCAGCGTAGGCCTGACGTACGACCAGACCGAAGCGCTCCAGGCGGCGAATCGTCTGAATCAGCATCTTCTCCGAGATGCCCTCGACACGGCGACGCAACTCGGCGGTGCGCAAGGTGCCGCCATGCGCCAGCGCGTGGATCAACAGCAGCGACCACTTGTCCGCGATCACTGCCAGTACATGGCGTGCCGGGCAGACACCACTGAAGACATTGCCTGGGCGAACGTCATCGGACATCGAGGCGACTCCAAAACTTACCAATAGGTAGGTACTTGCTCAAAGGAAAGCGAAGAGTAAGCTCTTTCGCGTCCATCCTCCACCACGAATAAGGAATCTCGCATGAAGCTGTACTACAAAGCTGGCGCCTGCTCGCTCTCGCCGCACATCGCGCTACGCGAAGCCGGCCTGCCGTTCGAACTGGAAGCGGTCGACCTGAAGACCAAACTCACCGCCTCGGGCGAAGACTTCATCCGGATCAACGGCAAGGGCTACATCCCCGCCCTGCAGTTGGACAACGGCAAGGTGCTAACCGAAGGCGCGGCCATCGTGCAGTACATCGCCGACCTCAAGCCCGAAAGCGGCCTGGCCCCGGCCAACGGCAGCGAAGCACGCTACGAACTGCAGAGCTGGCTCAGCTTCATCTCCAGCGAACTGCACAAGCCCTTCGGCAGCATGTTCAACCCGGCGCAGAGCGCAGACTGGAAAGCCGCCGCCCAGGCGCTGCTGAGCAAGCGCCTCGACTGGCTCGTCACCGAACTCGGCGAACGCGAGTTCCTGCTCGGTGACCGCTTCACCGTGGCCGACGGCTACCTGTTCACCGTTCTGGGCTGGGCCGGCATGGTCGGTTTCTCTCTTGATCCCTGGCCGAGCCTGCAGGCCTACCACGCCCGAATCGGCGCGCGCCCGAAGGTGATCGAAGCACTCAAGGCCGAAGGCCTGATCTGAAGTCCAAAGAAAAACCCCGAGGCTAGCTCGGGGTTTTCGGATCAGCTCGGTATCACGCGATTAGAACGGAATATCGTCGTCGAAGCTGTCGTAGTCAGGCGCTGGCTGGGCCTGCTGCGGAGCCGGACGCTCCTGACGCGGCGCCTGTTGCGGTTCACGCTGCGGGGCCGGACGCGACTGGCGCGGCGCGCCGCCTTCATCACCGCTAGGACGACCGCCCAGCAGCTGCATGGTGCCCTGCATGTCGACGATGATCTCGGTGGTGTAGCGCTTGATGCCGTCCTTTTCCCACTCGCGGGTCTGCAGCTTGCCCTCGATGTACACCTGCGAACCCTTGCGCAGGTATTCGCCGGCGATCTCGGCGACCTTGCCGAACAGGGCAACGCGGTGCCATTCGGTCTTCTCGACCTTCTGCCCGGTCTGCTTGTCGGTCCACTGCTCGCTGGTGGCCAGGCTCAGGTTGGTTACCGCGTTGCCGCTGGGCAGGTAGCGTGTTTCCGGGTCCTGGCCGCAGGTGCCGACCAGAATGACTTTGTTAACCCCACGGGCCATAACGTTCTCCTAGACTCGGCACGTCGCTGGCGCCGATACGATCAGGCTTTCCAGCGTCGTGCGATCCACTTGTTGGGTATCGACTTTGATATAGATGGCCGCTTCGTCGACCACCACCACGGCGTCCGCCACTCCAGGCGTCGCCTTGAGGCGTTCGACCAGTCCAACATCAGCCAGTGCCGCGGCATCGAGCGGCAGACGCAAACTGGTCACATACGGCGGTTCGCGCATAGTAACAGCAATGGCCAGCCAAATCGCACAGAGCACGGCGCAGCCGATGAAGACACCATTCAGCCCCACATGCTGGTACAGCCAGCCACCGAGAATGCCGCCCAGCGCAGCACCAAGGAACTGACTGGTGGAATAGACCCCCATCGCGGTGCCCTTGCCACCGGCCGGCGCCACCTTGCTGACCAGCGACGGCAGCGAGGCCTCGAGCAAGTTGAAGGCAGTGAAGAACACCACGATACCCAGCACCAGCGCGCGTAGACCACTGCCGAAAAGAGCGAAGTAAAGCTCGCATAGCAGCAACACCGACACGGCCCCGAGCAGTACGCGTTTCATCTGGCGCTTTTTCTCGCCGTAGATGATGAACGGCACCATGCCGAAGAAACCGATCAACAGCGCGGTGAGGTAGACCCACCAGTGTTCTTCCTTGACCAACCCGCCCTGCTCCACCAGCGCCAGCGGCAAGGCCACGAAACTAGCCATGAGTACCGCATGCAAGGCCAGGATGGCAAAGTCCAGGCGCAGCAGGTCGCCATGCTTGAGGGTCGGCCACAAGGCCTGCGCCGCCACGCCGGACTCGCGGTGCTGCAGCGGCCCGGCATCCTTCGGCACGATACCGGCGACGATCAGGATACCGAGCAGCGCCATCGCCCCGGTGGCCCAGAACAGCCCGGACAGGCCGAAGGCTCGTGTCAGCAGCGGGCCGACCACCATGGCCACGGCGAACGACAGGCCGATACTCATGCCGATCATGGCCATGGCCTTGGTCCGATGCTGCTCACGGGTCAGGTCCGAGAGCAACGCCATCACCGCCGCGGAAATCGCCCCGGCGCCCTGCAGCACGCGCCCGGCGATCACACCCCAGATCGAGTCGGCATTGGCTGCCAGCACGCTGCCGGCGGCGAAGATCAACAGGCCGACGTAGATAACCGGACGTCGGCCGATGCGGTCACTGATGATGCCGAAGGGAATTTGCAGCACGGCCTGGGTCAAACCATAGGCACCGATGGCCAGGCCGATCAGCGCCGGCGTACTGCCGGTCAGATCCATGCCGTAGGTGGCCAGCACGGGCAGCACCATGAACATGCCCAGCATACGAAACGCGAACACCATGGCCAGGCCGCCGGCCGCGCGGGTCTCGCTACTACTCATGCGCTCGCTGTGCGGATCGTGCATCGAATAAACCCTGAGGAAATCAGCCGGCGATTCTAGCAGCCGGCGTCGTTTCGGCACAGGCGCACACTTTGCCGCAGGGTAGCGGCAAGCCCTATACTCGACCGTTTCCGCCCGCCCAGCGAGGCCCGTTGCAAGCCGCCAGCGTTTGATGCGGCAGAGGCAACGCAGACAGCTTTCAGAGGTTCCCTAAGTGGACAAAATCCTGATTCGTGGGGCACGTACCCACAACCTCAAGAACATCGACCTGACCCTGCCGCGCGACAAGCTGATCGTGATCACCGGCCTGTCCGGTTCCGGCAAGTCCTCGCTGGCGTTCGACACGCTCTACGCCGAGGGCCAGCGCCGTTACGTCGAATCGCTATCGGCCTACGCCCGGCAGTTCCTGTCGATGATGGAAAAGCCCGACGTCGACACCATCGAAGGCCTCTCCCCGGCGATTTCCATCGAGCAGAAGTCCACCTCGCACAACCCACGCTCGACGGTGGGCACCATCACCGAGATCTACGACTACCTGCGCCTGCTCTATGCTCGTGTCGGCACGCCGCGCTGCCCGGATCACGACGTACCGCTGGAGGCGCAGACCGTCAGCCAGATGGTCGATCAGGTGCTGGCCCTGCCTGAAGGTCGCAAGCTGATGTTGCTGGCGCCCGTCGTGCGCGAGCGCAAGGGCGAGCATCTGTCGGTGTTTGAAGAGCTGCGCGCCCAGGGCTTCGTCCGCGCCCGGGTCAACGGCAAGCTGCATGAGCTGGACGAGCTGCCCAAGCTGGATAAACAGAAGAAGCATTCCATCGATGTAGTGGTGGATCGCTTCAAGGTGCGCGAAGACCTGCAGCAGCGTCTGGCCGAATCCTTCGAGACCGCGCTCGGCCTGGCCGACGGCATCGCCCTGATCGCCCCCATGGATGATGAAGAAGGCGAAGAGATCATCTTCTCCGCGCGCTTCGCCTGTCCGCATTGCGGCCACTCGATCAGCGAACTGGAGCCCAAGCTGTTCTCCTTCAACAACCCGGCCGGCGCCTGCCCCACCTGCGACGGTCTGGGCGTGAAGCAGTTCTTCGATGCCAAGCGCCTTGTCAACGGCGAGCTGACCCTGGCCGAAGGCGCCATCCGCGGCTGGGACCGACGCAACGTCTACTACTTCCAGATGCTCGGGTCACTGTCCAGCCACTATGGCTTCAGCCTGGAAGAGCCGTTCGACGAGCTGGCTGCGGAGCACCAGAAGGTGATCCTGTTCGGTAGCGGCACGCAGAGCGTCGATTTCAAGTACCTCAACGACCGCGGCGACATCGTCAAGCGCTCGCATCCCTTCGAGGGCATCATCCCCAACCTCGAGCGCCGCTACCGCGAGACCGAGTCGGCCAGCGTGCGCGAGGAACTGGCCAAGTTCCTCAGCACCCAGCCCTGCCCCGACTGCCGCGGTACGCGCCTGCGCCGCGAGGCGAGGCATGTCTGGGTTGGCGAGAAGACCCTGCCGGCGGTCACCGGCCTGCCGGTGGGCGACGCCTGCGATTACTTCGGCGAACTGCACCTGACCGGCCGCCGTGGCGAGATCGCCGAGAAGATCCTCAAGGAAATCCGCGAGCGCCTGCAGTTCCTGGTCAACGTCGGCCTCGACTACCTGACCCTCGATCGCAGTGCCGACACCCTGTCCGGCGGAGAGGCGCAGCGCATACGCCTGGCCAGCCAGATCGGCGCCGGCCTGGTCGGCGTCATGTACATCCTCGACGAGCCGTCCATCGGCCTGCACCAGCGCGACAACGAGCGGCTGCTGGCCACCCTCACCCACCTGCGCAATCTGGGCAATACGGTGATAGTGGTCGAGCACGACGAGGACGCCATCCGC harbors:
- a CDS encoding OmpW/AlkL family protein, giving the protein MYKSLFTASLLALAVAAPIAQAHQAGDILIRAGAITVNPEADSSSVKVDRGGLAGANLGGKATMSSDTQLGLNFAYMLTDNLGIELLAATPFEHDVKIKGTVLDAANGKLGTLKHLPPTLSLVYYPLDAKSAFQPYVGAGINYTWIFDEHVGSAASANGFDNFRAKNSWGLAWQVGADYMLTDSLMLNAQVRYIDIDTTAYVDNNALGVRAKVDVDVDPFVYMVGLGYKF
- a CDS encoding NAD-dependent epimerase/dehydratase family protein gives rise to the protein MAEILVTGGAGFIGSHLVDALLAAGHGVRVLDNLSMGKRSNLPLDNPRLCFIEGDVADVEVVARAVAGCSAVAHLAAVASVQASVDDPVATHQSNFIGTLNVCEAMRRHGVRRVVYASSAAIYGNNGEGVAIDETTAKAPLTPYAADKLASEHYLDFYRRQHALEPAVFRFFNVFGPRQDPSSPYSGVISIFTQRAQRGLPISVFGDGEQTRDFFYIGDLIELLLQGLLGEFVEQPVNVGWNQAVSLNQLLAEIGALCTGLPQVTYSPARAGDIRHSRADNTRLQAHYRMPPQTPLREGLRQLLEQ
- a CDS encoding sugar nucleotide-binding protein — its product is MRMRLMLLGGGSALGQALIRLGAEEDIGFLAPRPPEEGWDAASLTELLDDTRPDALINLAYYFDWFQAESVVESRLQTQERAVERLAELCQHHSIVLLQPSSYRVFDGSRVTAYSEKEEPVPLGLRGQALWRLEQSVRAICPRHVLLRFGWLLDDSREGLLGRFLQRAERDDALYLADDRRGNPTLVDDAARVILAVLKQLDCESPLWGTYHYGGHEASTSLSLGQAVLSEARHYRSNLVEDVAPQAHAARPDTADEPQHAVLACKKILHTFGIKPRAWRSGLPSLLDRYYRHG
- a CDS encoding winged helix-turn-helix transcriptional regulator — its product is MSDDVRPGNVFSGVCPARHVLAVIADKWSLLLIHALAHGGTLRTAELRRRVEGISEKMLIQTIRRLERFGLVVRQAYAEVPPRVEYSLTPLGHSLSEPIRAIDHWVERNVAEIARAQQAFDQAGERVADPQPRVIAG
- the gstA gene encoding glutathione transferase GstA is translated as MKLYYKAGACSLSPHIALREAGLPFELEAVDLKTKLTASGEDFIRINGKGYIPALQLDNGKVLTEGAAIVQYIADLKPESGLAPANGSEARYELQSWLSFISSELHKPFGSMFNPAQSADWKAAAQALLSKRLDWLVTELGEREFLLGDRFTVADGYLFTVLGWAGMVGFSLDPWPSLQAYHARIGARPKVIEALKAEGLI
- a CDS encoding single-stranded DNA-binding protein translates to MARGVNKVILVGTCGQDPETRYLPSGNAVTNLSLATSEQWTDKQTGQKVEKTEWHRVALFGKVAEIAGEYLRKGSQVYIEGKLQTREWEKDGIKRYTTEIIVDMQGTMQLLGGRPSGDEGGAPRQSRPAPQREPQQAPRQERPAPQQAQPAPDYDSFDDDIPF
- a CDS encoding MFS transporter, giving the protein MHDPHSERMSSSETRAAGGLAMVFAFRMLGMFMVLPVLATYGMDLTGSTPALIGLAIGAYGLTQAVLQIPFGIISDRIGRRPVIYVGLLIFAAGSVLAANADSIWGVIAGRVLQGAGAISAAVMALLSDLTREQHRTKAMAMIGMSIGLSFAVAMVVGPLLTRAFGLSGLFWATGAMALLGILIVAGIVPKDAGPLQHRESGVAAQALWPTLKHGDLLRLDFAILALHAVLMASFVALPLALVEQGGLVKEEHWWVYLTALLIGFFGMVPFIIYGEKKRQMKRVLLGAVSVLLLCELYFALFGSGLRALVLGIVVFFTAFNLLEASLPSLVSKVAPAGGKGTAMGVYSTSQFLGAALGGILGGWLYQHVGLNGVFIGCAVLCAIWLAIAVTMREPPYVTSLRLPLDAAALADVGLVERLKATPGVADAVVVVDEAAIYIKVDTQQVDRTTLESLIVSAPATCRV
- the uvrA gene encoding excinuclease ABC subunit UvrA, whose product is MDKILIRGARTHNLKNIDLTLPRDKLIVITGLSGSGKSSLAFDTLYAEGQRRYVESLSAYARQFLSMMEKPDVDTIEGLSPAISIEQKSTSHNPRSTVGTITEIYDYLRLLYARVGTPRCPDHDVPLEAQTVSQMVDQVLALPEGRKLMLLAPVVRERKGEHLSVFEELRAQGFVRARVNGKLHELDELPKLDKQKKHSIDVVVDRFKVREDLQQRLAESFETALGLADGIALIAPMDDEEGEEIIFSARFACPHCGHSISELEPKLFSFNNPAGACPTCDGLGVKQFFDAKRLVNGELTLAEGAIRGWDRRNVYYFQMLGSLSSHYGFSLEEPFDELAAEHQKVILFGSGTQSVDFKYLNDRGDIVKRSHPFEGIIPNLERRYRETESASVREELAKFLSTQPCPDCRGTRLRREARHVWVGEKTLPAVTGLPVGDACDYFGELHLTGRRGEIAEKILKEIRERLQFLVNVGLDYLTLDRSADTLSGGEAQRIRLASQIGAGLVGVMYILDEPSIGLHQRDNERLLATLTHLRNLGNTVIVVEHDEDAIRLADYVVDIGPGAGVHGGRIVSQGTPDQVMADPESLTGSYLSGRKKIQYPANRTPRDKKKSLKLKGARGNNLRKVDLEIPVGLLTCVTGVSGSGKSTLINNTLFPITATALNGATSLEAAPYDSFDGLQHLDKVVDIDQSPIGRTPRSNPATYTGLFTPIRELFAGVPESRSRGYGPGRFSFNVKGGRCEACQGDGVIKVEMHFLPDIYVPCDVCKGKRYNRETLEVKYKGKSITEVLDMTIEDARAFFDAVPAIARKLQTLMDVGLSYIKLGQSATTLSGGEAQRVKLSRELSKRDTGKTLYILDEPTTGLHFADIQQLLDVLHRLRDHGNTVVVIEHNLDVIKTADWLVDLGPEGGSKGGMIIATGTPEEVAANPASHTGHFLKPLLERDRA